In Kaistella faecalis, a genomic segment contains:
- a CDS encoding 3'-5' exonuclease, which translates to MIDFCAIDFETATHERNSACEMGICVVENGAVVKTQTWLIKPPSFPYFHPRNIDVHGITPEDVQDSPTFEEVWHEAENLMYGNLMIAHNAAFDAGVLRSCLDYYGFFKPKLNYLCSISIAKKSWKNLPKYGLKSLAEHHQLSFNHHRAGDDAEVCAKISLLAFNNLMVTRTEEVHEVMKKNMKIL; encoded by the coding sequence ATGATAGATTTTTGCGCCATCGATTTCGAAACTGCTACACACGAACGGAATTCCGCCTGCGAAATGGGAATCTGTGTGGTAGAAAACGGCGCCGTGGTAAAAACCCAGACCTGGCTCATCAAACCGCCCAGTTTTCCATACTTTCATCCGAGGAATATTGATGTGCATGGTATTACGCCCGAAGATGTGCAGGATTCACCAACATTTGAAGAAGTGTGGCACGAGGCGGAAAATTTAATGTACGGAAATCTTATGATTGCGCACAACGCAGCTTTTGATGCCGGGGTTTTACGAAGCTGTCTCGATTATTACGGATTTTTTAAACCGAAACTCAACTATCTCTGCAGCATCTCAATTGCAAAAAAATCATGGAAAAATTTACCGAAATATGGTTTGAAAAGTCTTGCGGAGCATCATCAACTTTCATTTAACCATCACCGGGCGGGTGATGATGCCGAAGTTTGTGCGAAGATTTCGCTTCTCGCTTTTAATAACCTTATGGTTACGAGAACCGAGGAAGTACATGAGGTAATGAAAAAAAACATGAAGATTCTCTAA
- a CDS encoding alpha/beta hydrolase, translated as MAKLLQYFQEKVVFLPVALPLEHEFKFQTAFEEYLWETPFEGKINGLHFKIENPKGIILYFHGNADNLHRWGKIAAEFTHFGYDILVMDYRGYGKSSGPRNEDFLYSDAQYFYDFAKENYGEEKTVVYGRSLGGAFAVKIGAENTPKCVILESAFYNLQDIVNRWLPEKVTDRVSPSMTYHFLSNENIANVNVPLYHFHGSKDKIVPIKSGKKLFELFEKSHPETPKKFIEIEGAGHDDLAKFTVFSDEIGNILK; from the coding sequence ATGGCTAAACTCCTTCAATACTTTCAGGAAAAAGTAGTGTTTCTTCCGGTTGCTCTGCCTCTGGAACACGAATTTAAATTCCAGACAGCTTTTGAGGAATATCTGTGGGAAACGCCTTTTGAGGGTAAAATTAACGGACTTCACTTTAAGATTGAAAATCCCAAAGGCATTATTCTTTATTTCCATGGGAATGCCGATAACCTGCACCGTTGGGGAAAAATCGCAGCAGAATTCACTCATTTTGGATACGATATTTTGGTGATGGATTACCGTGGCTACGGAAAAAGTTCAGGTCCCCGAAATGAAGATTTTCTTTACTCGGACGCACAGTACTTTTATGATTTTGCAAAAGAAAATTACGGTGAAGAAAAAACCGTAGTTTACGGCAGAAGCCTGGGCGGCGCATTTGCAGTTAAAATAGGTGCCGAGAATACACCAAAATGTGTAATACTGGAATCTGCCTTTTATAACCTTCAGGATATTGTGAACCGCTGGCTTCCCGAAAAAGTAACGGATCGGGTTTCACCCAGCATGACCTACCATTTTCTCTCTAATGAGAATATAGCGAATGTCAATGTTCCCCTTTATCATTTTCATGGGAGCAAGGATAAAATAGTTCCGATAAAATCCGGAAAGAAATTATTTGAACTCTTTGAAAAAAGTCATCCGGAAACTCCCAAAAAGTTTATCGAAATTGAAGGTGCGGGCCATGATGATTTGGCAAAATTCACCGTATTCAGTGATGAAATAGGAAATATTCTGAAATAA